The Lucilia cuprina isolate Lc7/37 chromosome 5, ASM2204524v1, whole genome shotgun sequence genome includes a window with the following:
- the LOC124419963 gene encoding TNF receptor-associated factor family protein DDB_G0272098: protein MAIPFYEHEEQLQQQHQQPPLAVETDQVDGPIMQSQHQNFNSPHINQNHWNNSTNNEHDSITQEDLMAWKILALAMCKALKDHYQQNMTNATTTTSTSTTAGHATTTASLETSTAVIQILPNGQVKPQWQ from the coding sequence ATGGCCATACCTTTCTATGAACACGAAGAACAactgcagcaacaacatcaacagccTCCATTAGCTGTAGAAACCGACCAAGTAGATGGACCCATAATGCAATCTCAACACCAAAACTTTAATAGTCCGCATATAAATCAAAATCATTGGAATAATTCTACCAACAATGAGCATGATTCTATAACACAAGAAGATTTAATGGCTTGGAAAATTTTGGCTTTGGCCATGTGTAAAGCTTTAAAGGACCATTATCAACAAAATATGACTAATGCCACAACAACAACTTCCACCTCAACAACCGCCGGTCATGCAACCACAACAGCCTCCTTAGAAACATCTACGGCCGTCATACAAATTTTACCCAATGGTCAGGTAAAACCGCAATGGcagtaa